In Melanotaenia boesemani isolate fMelBoe1 chromosome 16, fMelBoe1.pri, whole genome shotgun sequence, the following proteins share a genomic window:
- the mcfd2 gene encoding multiple coagulation factor deficiency protein 2, with translation MRSWRCSVSWGGLLLLLSCSLLCTHSRVAAAHQQHPPPVTESGSHISQQGRLDKNMVQDKDHIMEHLDGVIDKPETDMTPQELQLHYFKMHDYDGNNLLDGLELATAISHVHKEERGENSQPMREEELIALIDDVLKDDDKNNDGYIDYAEFAKSLE, from the exons ATGAGGAGTTGGAGGTGTAGTGTGTCTTGGGGgggtctgctcctcctcctgtcctGCTCTCTGCTGTGCACCCACTCTCGAGtggctgcagcacatcagcagCATCCGCCTCCGGTCACAGAAAGCGGCTCTCACATATCCCAGCAAGGCCGCCTGGACAAAAACATGGTGCAGGACAAAGA TCACATCATGGAGCATTTGGATGGAGTGATAGACAAGCCGGAGACAGACATGACGCCtcaggagctgcagctgcattaTTTCAAGATGCACGATTATGATGGAAACAACCTGCTGGACGGTCTGGAGCTAGCCACAGCAATATCACACGTACACAAAGAA gaaAGAGGAGAGAACAGCCAACCAATGAGAGAGGAAGAACTTATTGCATTAATCGACGATGTTCTGAAGGATGACGACAAAAACAACGATGGATACATAGATTATGCAGAGTTTGCCAAATCACTGGAGTAA